Proteins encoded together in one Syntrophales bacterium window:
- a CDS encoding HAD hydrolase-like protein: MLTRLLEEFRYNPDECLFIGDGKGDISAAKHAGVSFVAIDPDTVEFDGESGFDRPYTNLAHFGREILRIKRVQE; encoded by the coding sequence TTGCTCACCCGCCTTCTTGAGGAATTTCGCTACAACCCTGATGAGTGCCTCTTTATCGGTGACGGGAAGGGAGATATATCGGCAGCAAAACATGCAGGGGTTTCCTTTGTTGCAATTGACCCTGACACCGTAGAATTTGACGGCGAGAGCGGATTCGACAGGCCTTACACCAATTTAGCTCATTTCGGCCGGGAGATACTCCGCATAAAACGCGTACAAGAGTGA
- a CDS encoding ATP-binding protein, whose product MVDDQLSQSTEVALRERVKELTCLYGISQIAGQLGISLEEILQRIVEIIPPAWHYPETAFARIILDGTSYTTHGFRDCRQKQTAEIIVDGVPRGAVELVYVEEKPDLDEGPFLKEERKLIDAVAGQVARIIERKQAEKDRTKLHDQLRHADRLATIGMLAAGVAHELNEPLGNILGFAQLAQKCPGIPASAGQDIQKIETASLHAREIIRKLLVFARQAPPQKTRVNLNQVVEDGLYFFESRCSKEGIELVRLLSPNLPEVTADPAQLNQVLANLVTNALQSMPGTGRIMVQTQFHDRNVYLIVKDTGTGMSEDVLDKIFIPFFTTKDLGQGTGLGMPVVYGIVTANGGSINVKSKPGFGTRFEIRLPVAELEDTEESA is encoded by the coding sequence ATGGTAGACGACCAATTATCACAATCCACCGAAGTGGCGTTACGTGAGCGAGTCAAAGAGCTAACATGTCTTTACGGGATTTCTCAGATAGCCGGACAGCTTGGCATATCCTTGGAAGAAATTCTTCAACGAATAGTCGAAATTATCCCACCCGCATGGCACTATCCCGAAACAGCTTTCGCGAGAATAATCTTGGATGGAACTTCCTACACGACCCACGGCTTCCGTGATTGCCGCCAAAAGCAGACGGCTGAGATAATTGTGGATGGTGTGCCAAGAGGTGCTGTTGAGCTGGTTTATGTAGAGGAAAAACCCGATCTTGATGAGGGTCCATTTCTCAAGGAAGAACGTAAACTGATTGATGCAGTGGCCGGCCAGGTGGCACGTATTATCGAACGCAAGCAGGCAGAGAAGGACAGAACAAAGCTCCACGATCAACTGAGACATGCTGACCGACTGGCTACCATCGGGATGCTTGCGGCAGGTGTAGCCCATGAGCTCAATGAACCTCTGGGGAATATTCTTGGGTTTGCCCAATTGGCACAGAAGTGCCCCGGGATTCCGGCTTCAGCCGGGCAGGACATTCAAAAAATCGAAACCGCTTCTTTGCACGCACGGGAGATTATCCGGAAGCTCCTGGTTTTTGCTCGACAGGCACCACCTCAGAAGACAAGGGTCAACCTCAATCAGGTGGTGGAAGACGGCCTTTATTTTTTCGAATCTCGGTGCAGCAAGGAAGGTATAGAACTTGTTCGTCTGCTTTCCCCGAACCTGCCGGAAGTCACAGCTGATCCGGCGCAATTGAACCAGGTCCTGGCCAATTTGGTTACCAATGCCTTGCAGTCAATGCCGGGAACAGGCAGGATCATGGTTCAGACACAATTTCACGACCGCAACGTTTATCTTATCGTGAAAGATACGGGGACCGGTATGAGCGAGGATGTCCTCGATAAAATATTCATTCCATTCTTCACGACTAAGGACCTTGGCCAGGGAACTGGTTTAGGTATGCCTGTAGTATATGGGATTGTTACCGCCAATGGCGGTTCGATTAATGTTAAGAGCAAACCCGGCTTCGGTACCCGGTTCGAGATTCGATTGCCGGTGGCAGAGCTGGAAGACACGGAGGAAAGTGCTTAA